One window of the Arthrobacter sp. D5-1 genome contains the following:
- a CDS encoding MFS transporter, whose product MSNEALTMRGPVHGTKEAKRVAVGSGVGAVIETYDFIGFGTAAALYFGTAFFPGADPVTGTLASFATLGVGFAARPLGGIIGGHLGDKLGRKPVLVASLILMGLATFAIGLLPTYSQVGLLAPALLVLVRIIQGLAFGAEWGGAILMSYEHAPWRKKGQFTGIVQAGFPVGLLLANLVFLGSVGLGSEWAWRVPFLASIVLVAVGLIIRSKVPESPVFEDVKAKGDIVKSPIVEVIKTDWRNIVRGIGLRIAETAGYAVSVTYMISYLHTNQLADKTQTLVALCVAAGIGIFATYFWGKLTDKVGRRPVYIWSTAFAVVFGIPMFMLVNTGLFLLIIATIVIAYAVCQNSLAGAQGAWFPELFQAKTRSSGASLSYQISAMVSGFTPFITTLLFVSMGWMGPALLFSFYAAIGLWAALITRETWGKRERELAEEAASKTPQKVNA is encoded by the coding sequence ATGAGCAATGAAGCTCTGACCATGCGTGGTCCGGTTCATGGAACCAAGGAAGCAAAGCGCGTCGCCGTCGGTTCCGGCGTTGGCGCAGTCATCGAAACCTACGACTTCATCGGTTTCGGCACCGCCGCTGCACTTTACTTCGGTACGGCATTCTTCCCGGGCGCCGACCCGGTGACCGGCACCCTGGCCTCCTTCGCGACCCTCGGCGTCGGCTTCGCTGCCCGTCCGTTGGGTGGCATCATCGGCGGCCACCTCGGCGACAAGCTTGGCCGCAAGCCGGTCCTCGTGGCCTCGCTCATCCTCATGGGCCTGGCAACCTTCGCCATTGGCCTCCTGCCGACCTACTCGCAGGTGGGGCTGCTGGCTCCTGCGCTCCTTGTCCTTGTCCGCATCATCCAAGGCCTGGCCTTCGGTGCTGAATGGGGTGGCGCCATCCTGATGAGCTACGAACACGCACCCTGGCGGAAAAAGGGCCAGTTCACAGGCATCGTGCAGGCCGGCTTCCCCGTGGGACTCCTCCTCGCGAACCTCGTCTTCCTCGGCAGCGTAGGACTCGGCAGCGAATGGGCCTGGCGTGTACCGTTCCTTGCGAGCATCGTCCTGGTGGCCGTGGGCCTCATCATCCGCTCCAAGGTTCCCGAGTCCCCGGTGTTCGAAGACGTCAAGGCCAAGGGCGACATCGTGAAGTCCCCCATCGTTGAGGTCATCAAGACCGACTGGCGCAACATCGTCCGGGGCATCGGCCTCCGTATCGCCGAAACCGCAGGCTACGCCGTCTCCGTGACGTACATGATCTCCTACCTGCACACCAACCAGCTGGCAGACAAAACCCAAACCCTCGTTGCCCTCTGTGTCGCTGCCGGCATCGGCATCTTCGCCACCTACTTCTGGGGCAAACTGACCGACAAGGTGGGCCGCCGTCCCGTCTACATCTGGTCAACGGCTTTCGCAGTGGTCTTCGGCATCCCGATGTTCATGCTGGTCAACACCGGCCTGTTCCTCCTGATCATCGCCACCATCGTCATCGCCTACGCTGTCTGCCAGAACTCCCTCGCCGGCGCCCAGGGTGCATGGTTCCCGGAGCTCTTCCAAGCCAAGACACGGTCGTCCGGCGCGTCGCTGTCCTACCAGATCTCCGCCATGGTCTCCGGCTTCACCCCCTTCATCACCACCCTGCTGTTCGTCAGCATGGGCTGGATGGGACCGGCGCTGCTGTTCAGCTTCTACGCAGCCATCGGCCTGTGGGCAGCACTGATCACCCGGGAAACCTGGGGCAAGCGTGAGCGTGAGCTCGCCGAAGAAGCCGCCAGCAAAACTCCCCAGAAGGTAAACGCCTAA
- a CDS encoding sugar phosphate isomerase/epimerase, which translates to MFHSRLGCSSISFRHQDLATALRTMRGLGFEEIDLGALPGVCDHVPYVLDVEAVEAVAAVVNSSGLRVRSVNGDVGCLNAALDAAAQQERERHLGMLLALASKTGAKALVLPCGAIDRDPLRSLEEDIDVVATQLIHASQRAAEFGVELWTESLHYYRLCWNTERAQLLADRLAGSDVGIVMDFSHIVASGGDPVDFIRRVGSRIRHVHLRDAVPATETGPGNINLSIGHGKADFATGLATLRDAGYDGHFSLELETRDVTHDERPAAAAKAASFITDLI; encoded by the coding sequence ATGTTCCATTCACGACTGGGCTGTTCTTCCATCAGCTTCCGCCACCAGGATTTGGCAACAGCCCTCCGCACCATGCGCGGTCTCGGATTCGAAGAGATCGACCTCGGCGCACTACCGGGCGTCTGCGACCATGTGCCGTACGTACTGGACGTGGAGGCAGTCGAAGCGGTCGCCGCCGTCGTCAATAGCTCGGGACTGCGCGTCCGCTCGGTCAACGGCGACGTCGGGTGCCTGAACGCAGCGCTCGACGCCGCTGCGCAGCAAGAGCGCGAACGGCACCTTGGGATGCTTCTCGCCCTGGCCTCCAAGACCGGCGCGAAGGCGCTCGTCCTGCCGTGCGGTGCCATCGACCGCGACCCCTTGCGGAGCCTCGAAGAAGACATCGACGTTGTAGCAACCCAACTGATCCACGCCTCACAGCGGGCGGCAGAGTTCGGCGTCGAGCTGTGGACGGAATCCCTGCACTACTACCGGCTCTGCTGGAACACCGAACGCGCCCAACTGCTCGCGGACCGCCTGGCCGGGTCCGACGTCGGCATCGTCATGGACTTCAGCCACATCGTTGCCTCCGGAGGCGATCCCGTGGATTTCATCCGCCGCGTCGGCTCGCGGATCAGGCATGTCCATCTGAGGGACGCCGTACCCGCAACGGAGACCGGGCCGGGCAACATCAACCTCAGCATCGGCCACGGCAAGGCCGACTTCGCAACCGGACTCGCAACGCTGCGGGACGCCGGCTACGACGGCCACTTCTCACTGGAGCTCGAAACCCGTGATGTCACGCACGACGAACGTCCGGCGGCTGCGGCGAAAGCGGCCAGCTTCATTACAGACCTCATCTAA
- a CDS encoding SDR family NAD(P)-dependent oxidoreductase yields MTTIQRTAVLTGATSDRGIGLTTARRYANQGWGIVILDLDGEKSAKVAAEIANEFNVPAFGYEIDVANEASVTAAQAAVAAEVAAGNLPAVGALANIAGITSPVPFLETTLELWHKVMDVNATGTYLVTKAFLPDMIANGWGRIVNMSSVSAQRGGGVFGKVPYSAAKAAILGFTKALAREIGETGVTVNAITPGAVDTNIRVGSTEEQEAAINAGIPLGRNATTEEVAAVITFLSSEEAAYLTGTTIDINGGSHIH; encoded by the coding sequence ATGACCACCATCCAGCGCACCGCAGTCCTCACCGGAGCTACCTCCGATCGCGGCATTGGCCTCACCACGGCCCGCCGCTACGCCAACCAGGGCTGGGGCATCGTCATCCTGGACCTCGACGGCGAGAAGTCCGCCAAGGTTGCAGCCGAGATCGCCAACGAATTCAACGTTCCGGCGTTCGGCTACGAAATCGACGTCGCCAACGAAGCTTCAGTCACCGCAGCGCAGGCCGCCGTCGCCGCTGAAGTTGCCGCCGGAAACCTCCCGGCTGTAGGAGCCCTCGCCAACATCGCCGGCATCACCTCGCCGGTCCCGTTCCTGGAGACCACGCTTGAGCTGTGGCACAAGGTCATGGACGTCAACGCCACCGGTACGTACCTGGTCACCAAGGCGTTCCTCCCGGACATGATCGCCAATGGATGGGGCCGCATCGTGAACATGTCCTCGGTGTCCGCCCAGCGCGGCGGCGGCGTGTTCGGCAAGGTTCCCTACTCCGCAGCCAAGGCCGCCATCCTGGGCTTCACCAAGGCACTCGCCCGTGAAATCGGCGAGACCGGAGTGACCGTCAACGCCATCACCCCAGGCGCCGTGGACACCAACATCCGCGTCGGCAGCACCGAAGAGCAGGAAGCCGCCATCAACGCCGGCATCCCCCTGGGCCGCAACGCCACCACCGAGGAAGTCGCCGCCGTGATCACGTTCCTCTCCTCCGAGGAAGCCGCCTACCTCACCGGCACCACCATCGATATCAACGGCGGCAGCCACATCCACTAA